Genomic DNA from Niallia circulans:
GTTGATTGGTCGCTAAATTCTGTCCTCCCTGTTTTTTGGAGGTCTTCTGCTAATTGAAAAAGGGCATTGTCCTTCGCTTTTGCTTCTATCATGCAATGAATTTCCGGCAGTGTCCCATTAACAGTCTCCAAAAACCGCATAAACATATCCACATCTATATAGTCAGCATGCGCCCGAAATTCTGTTTCGGAGCGAGGACTCGAAATATGCATCTTTAGCGGCAGCGGGGATTTTTCCCAAGTGGCAGTCATCCTTGGCCATTGCTCGTCCCATTGATTATCGTCATTATTAGCAAAATGATGATGTAAATCAAATACAAACGGCACTCCTAGTTTTTCACATAAATACAGAGTGTCATTAACAGTGAAGGTCGTATCGTCATTTTCAAGGATAATCATTCTTTGCAGCTTTTCAGGAACAAATCCCCAATTAGTGATAAACTGTTCAAGAGCGCCTTCCTTATCATCGTGCGCTCCTCCGACATGCAGCACACATCTGTGTTCTGTATCAATCTTCATCCCCTTAAGCAGCCGCTCATGCACTGACAGGGTTTTAAGAGAGGCTTTCAAAAGATCTGCATTCGCATTGTTCAAAACAACAAAGTGATCAGGATGAAAATCTACCCGCATGGAATGTTTTTTCACCCACTCTCCCAACATCAATAACTTTTCCTTTAGCGGACGCATATAGTTCCAGCCCTGAAGCTCCGGATGGTTTGCTAAGGGAATTAACTTAGAGCTAAAACGGAAGAAATGAATATCATTACCTGTATTATGCTTTAAAAGCCTTAAGCAATTTTCTAAATTACTTATAGAAATTCTTTCAAGCTTTCGGATAGCAGCTTCCTTATTTGCAATTTGAGAGAATTGTTTATATGTCATCGTTTGGGACGGAGATGCATTTTGCAGATTTTGACTCATTGCTACATATCCCAATTTAAATATAGTCAATTGACTGATCACATCCTCATTAGCCTTTTACTTAGTATGCACCAGAAAAAACATAAAAAACCCCTATGAAGAAGGCTTCATAGGGGAATCACATTATCTATATGAGTTAGATTTAGAATAACTGCTGCTAGATTGACCTGATCTTTTATTGCTGTAACCTTGTCTTTGGCGGGAATTTGAATTAGAGCCTGAGTTACCATAGCTCTTCTTGCCTTTATATCCTCCACCGCTGCTGTTACTATTACGATCATTAAACTTACGGTCACGTCTTTGCGGAAGCGGCTTTTCTTCTGTCAATCTGACAGGAGTTGTATCCGGCTCTTTTGTCAGCATTTTCAGGACAGCAGCTACAACAGTAGAAGCATCCTTTTGTTTTAATAATTCGTCTGCTGTGGACTTATAAGAATCAAGATTATTTTCATCAATCATGTTCATAATTTTTTCCATTACAGCTTTTTGTTGACCTTCAAGTGCTTGATCAACAGTAGGTGGAATCAATTTCTCCATTTTTTTGTTTGTCACTTTTTCGACAACTTGAAGATATGATCTTTCGCGGTATGTGATAAAGGTAATTGCCATCCCTTCTTTACCAGCTCTTCCTGTTCTTCCGATACGGTGAACATAGCTTTCCGGATCTTGAGGGATATCAAAGTTATAGACATGTGTAACTCCAGAAATATCTAAACCACGAGCAGCAACATCTGTAGCTACAAGAACATCGATTGTACCTTCTTTAAACTTACGTAAAACAGACATACGCTTCGCTTGACTCAAGTCACCATGAATACCCTCTGCTGTATAACCGCGCAGGTTCAAAGCCTCGGATAGCTCATCAACACGGCGTTTTGTACGGCCGAAAATGATTGCCAATTCAGGGGATTGAATATCCAATAATCTTGTTAAAATGTCAAACTTAGTTTTTTCCTGTGTTTCAACATAATATTGTTCAATAAGCGGAGTTGTCATTTCTTTTGCTTTAACCTTAACAACCTGCGGCTCTTTCATGAAGCGTTCTGCCATTCTTCTGATTTGTGGAGGCATTGTAGCAGAGAACAATAATGTTTGTCTTTCTTCTGGAATCTTAGAGAGAATTGTTTCTATGTCATCAATGAATCCCATATTTAGCATTTCATCTGCTTCATCTAAAATAACAGTAGACACATTATCTAATCGAAGTGTTTTTCTGTTGATATGATCAAGTATTCGGCCTGGAGTACCTACAATAATATGCGGGTTCTTCTTAAGTGCACGGATTTGTCGATTGATGTCTTGGCCACCGAAAATAGACAATACTCTTGTACGCTTTCCGAAACCAATTTTATATAGCTCTTCCGATACTTGTATCGCTAATTCTCTTGTTGGTGCAATGATAATCCCTTGAACGAATTCACTGCTTATATCTACTTTATCTACTAACGGCACACCGAAAGCTGCTGTTTTTCCA
This window encodes:
- the uvsE gene encoding UV DNA damage repair endonuclease UvsE — translated: MTIFKLGYVAMSQNLQNASPSQTMTYKQFSQIANKEAAIRKLERISISNLENCLRLLKHNTGNDIHFFRFSSKLIPLANHPELQGWNYMRPLKEKLLMLGEWVKKHSMRVDFHPDHFVVLNNANADLLKASLKTLSVHERLLKGMKIDTEHRCVLHVGGAHDDKEGALEQFITNWGFVPEKLQRMIILENDDTTFTVNDTLYLCEKLGVPFVFDLHHHFANNDDNQWDEQWPRMTATWEKSPLPLKMHISSPRSETEFRAHADYIDVDMFMRFLETVNGTLPEIHCMIEAKAKDNALFQLAEDLQKTGRTEFSDQSTFTLK
- a CDS encoding DEAD/DEAH box helicase, encoding MVKFQDLGISSATMKSLNRMGFEEATPIQAETIPLSLQNKDLIGQAQTGTGKTAAFGVPLVDKVDISSEFVQGIIIAPTRELAIQVSEELYKIGFGKRTRVLSIFGGQDINRQIRALKKNPHIIVGTPGRILDHINRKTLRLDNVSTVILDEADEMLNMGFIDDIETILSKIPEERQTLLFSATMPPQIRRMAERFMKEPQVVKVKAKEMTTPLIEQYYVETQEKTKFDILTRLLDIQSPELAIIFGRTKRRVDELSEALNLRGYTAEGIHGDLSQAKRMSVLRKFKEGTIDVLVATDVAARGLDISGVTHVYNFDIPQDPESYVHRIGRTGRAGKEGMAITFITYRERSYLQVVEKVTNKKMEKLIPPTVDQALEGQQKAVMEKIMNMIDENNLDSYKSTADELLKQKDASTVVAAVLKMLTKEPDTTPVRLTEEKPLPQRRDRKFNDRNSNSSGGGYKGKKSYGNSGSNSNSRQRQGYSNKRSGQSSSSYSKSNSYR